The proteins below are encoded in one region of Bosea sp. BIWAKO-01:
- the recJ gene encoding single-stranded-DNA-specific exonuclease RecJ, protein MNLIAQRPFLGVTNSALGRIWRDRLDAAGLGRAEALSQVEGLPDIVARVLAGRGVEAADAMRYLEPKLRDLLPDPSTLVGMDAAAARLARAVATREAVAIFGDYDVDGACSSALLAGFLRDAGARPRIHIPDRLIEGYGPNSEAIRMLAAEGATLLVTVDCGTTSHEPLAEARRLGLDVVVLDHHQASEQLPQVEALVNPNRQDDLSGLGHLCAAGVVFLTLVATARELRRQGHWAQRGAEPDLLASLDLVALATVADVVPLKGLNRAFVRQGIAMLRGRTRAGLAALLDVAGLDGPVQPWHLGFLLGPRINAGGRIGDAGLGARLLMTADEIEARSIAAELNRLNQERQEIEKLAVEEAVAQAEFALTKTEDLPVLLARSADWHPGIVGLVAARLKERFRRPAFALALNGEGGATGSGRSVAGVDLGRAVRLAVDAGLAVKGGGHAMAAGVTLAPGQDKAFHAFLAERLAPEVAQARESESLLVDAAMSAGGANPRLLAEIEKAGPYGAGCPEPVFVFPSHRLVDAVEIGSGGHVRIKLRSGDGATIGGIAFRVAQEPLGRALLAARGESVHLAASLTLNRWGGRETVEVRVIDLARVA, encoded by the coding sequence ACTCGGCGCTCGGCCGCATCTGGCGTGACCGGCTCGATGCCGCAGGGCTCGGCCGGGCCGAGGCCCTCTCTCAGGTCGAAGGGCTCCCCGATATCGTAGCCCGCGTGCTTGCCGGACGCGGCGTCGAGGCTGCCGATGCCATGCGCTATCTCGAGCCGAAGCTGCGCGATCTCCTGCCTGACCCCTCGACCCTGGTCGGCATGGATGCGGCCGCTGCGCGCCTGGCGAGGGCGGTTGCAACACGCGAGGCCGTCGCGATCTTCGGGGACTATGACGTCGACGGCGCCTGTTCCTCCGCCCTCCTGGCGGGTTTCCTGCGCGATGCCGGCGCCCGGCCGCGCATTCACATTCCCGACCGGCTGATCGAGGGATACGGCCCCAACAGCGAAGCCATCCGCATGCTGGCCGCCGAGGGCGCGACGCTGCTCGTCACCGTCGATTGCGGCACGACCAGCCATGAACCGCTGGCAGAGGCGCGCCGGCTCGGTCTCGATGTCGTCGTGCTCGACCATCACCAGGCGTCCGAACAGCTTCCGCAGGTCGAGGCGCTGGTGAACCCGAACCGCCAGGACGATCTCTCGGGGCTCGGCCATCTCTGCGCCGCCGGCGTCGTCTTCCTGACGCTGGTCGCGACCGCCCGCGAGCTACGCCGTCAGGGGCACTGGGCGCAGCGTGGCGCCGAGCCGGATCTGCTGGCCTCCCTTGATCTCGTCGCGCTTGCGACCGTCGCGGATGTCGTGCCGCTCAAGGGGCTGAACCGCGCCTTCGTCCGGCAGGGCATCGCGATGCTGCGTGGTCGCACGCGGGCAGGGCTCGCAGCTCTGCTCGACGTCGCCGGGCTCGATGGCCCGGTCCAGCCCTGGCATCTCGGCTTCCTGCTCGGACCGCGCATCAATGCGGGAGGACGCATCGGCGATGCCGGCCTTGGCGCGCGGCTGCTGATGACCGCCGACGAGATCGAGGCGCGCAGCATCGCCGCCGAACTCAACCGCCTGAACCAGGAACGGCAGGAGATCGAGAAGCTCGCCGTCGAGGAGGCGGTGGCGCAGGCCGAGTTCGCCTTGACGAAGACTGAGGATCTGCCGGTCCTGCTGGCGCGTTCGGCCGACTGGCATCCCGGCATCGTCGGCCTCGTCGCAGCGCGCCTCAAGGAACGTTTTCGCCGCCCGGCCTTCGCGCTGGCGCTGAACGGGGAGGGGGGCGCGACCGGCTCGGGCCGCTCGGTCGCCGGCGTCGATCTCGGCCGCGCCGTCAGGCTGGCGGTGGACGCGGGTCTTGCCGTGAAGGGTGGAGGCCACGCCATGGCGGCCGGCGTCACGCTGGCCCCGGGGCAGGATAAGGCCTTCCATGCCTTTCTCGCCGAACGTCTCGCTCCGGAGGTCGCCCAGGCGCGCGAATCGGAATCGCTGCTGGTCGATGCGGCGATGAGCGCGGGCGGCGCCAATCCCCGCCTGCTGGCCGAGATCGAGAAGGCCGGCCCCTATGGCGCCGGCTGCCCGGAGCCGGTCTTCGTCTTTCCCTCGCATCGCCTGGTCGATGCCGTCGAGATCGGCAGCGGCGGCCATGTCAGGATCAAGCTTCGCAGCGGCGACGGCGCCACCATCGGCGGCATCGCCTTCCGCGTGGCTCAGGAACCGCTGGGCCGTGCACTGCTGGCCGCACGCGGCGAGAGCGTGCATCTCGCCGCAAGCCTTACCCTCAACCGCTGGGGCGGCAGGGAAACTGTGGAGGTGCGGGTGATCGATCTGGCCCGGGTGGCATGA